In a genomic window of Candidatus Poribacteria bacterium:
- a CDS encoding ABC transporter substrate-binding protein codes for MYIRKIITFAFLSVIIVLIAGLSACERISQITQPTTPQMTDPSKEISIGVVLSLTGRLTDPFGIPISQGFELALSEINAAHPSGIKLKFIIADDQSTIDGAVEAFNKLIHQKGVSIILGPATSSQTEMVFPVAQENQVVAISPTSSARGLSALGDYVFRVALTTDRLIPPGIEVTQTKLGYQRAATMYDETDLFSVDGDASVQEVLAAKGIEVITTETFKGGDTDFSQQLARIQTLNPDVIFVSCLSPEKPGILMQGRELGISAPFIVRTLTAADVQATGVAAEDAITFVGWGAALDTPRNQAFVENYNTKFKTEPTNYAARSYATLHILAEAIANAESTDAAAIRDALASIKDFDTILGKFSFNADGDAVYDEKVLIVKDGKLVRFE; via the coding sequence ATGTACATTAGAAAAATCATAACTTTCGCGTTTCTATCCGTGATTATTGTATTGATTGCCGGACTCTCTGCCTGTGAACGGATCTCACAAATTACGCAACCTACTACACCTCAGATGACAGACCCCAGTAAAGAAATTTCGATCGGTGTTGTCTTATCTTTAACAGGACGACTCACTGACCCATTTGGCATCCCAATCTCACAAGGCTTTGAGTTGGCACTCAGCGAGATTAACGCTGCACATCCCAGCGGAATAAAACTCAAGTTTATTATTGCAGATGATCAGAGCACTATAGACGGCGCAGTTGAAGCCTTCAATAAACTGATTCATCAAAAAGGCGTGTCTATTATTCTCGGACCTGCGACATCAAGTCAAACTGAGATGGTTTTTCCGGTAGCGCAAGAAAATCAGGTTGTGGCGATTAGCCCAACATCTTCTGCCCGCGGGCTCAGTGCGCTCGGAGATTACGTTTTTCGCGTCGCGCTGACGACAGATAGACTTATTCCCCCTGGCATTGAAGTCACACAGACAAAACTCGGTTATCAACGCGCCGCGACAATGTATGATGAAACCGATCTTTTCTCCGTCGATGGAGACGCGTCCGTGCAGGAAGTCCTTGCTGCGAAAGGGATTGAGGTGATAACGACTGAAACCTTCAAAGGTGGCGATACCGACTTTTCTCAACAATTAGCCCGAATCCAGACCCTGAATCCCGATGTTATCTTTGTTTCATGTTTATCGCCGGAAAAGCCTGGGATCCTCATGCAAGGGCGTGAACTCGGTATATCCGCCCCCTTTATCGTGCGGACATTGACCGCAGCAGATGTGCAGGCCACAGGCGTAGCTGCTGAGGATGCGATAACTTTTGTGGGGTGGGGTGCTGCCCTTGACACGCCAAGAAATCAAGCCTTCGTGGAGAATTATAATACCAAATTCAAAACAGAACCAACCAACTACGCCGCGCGTTCGTATGCGACACTCCATATTCTGGCGGAGGCGATCGCGAATGCAGAATCAACCGATGCTGCAGCGATTCGAGACGCGCTCGCAAGCATCAAGGATTTCGACACAATTCTCGGCAAATTCTCTTTTAATGCCGACGGGGACGCGGTTTACGACGAGAAGGTTCTAATCGTCAAGGACGGCAAACTCGTACGCTTTGAGTAA
- a CDS encoding ABC transporter substrate-binding protein gives MNTKKLTLFASLFAIVVLIVGFSACDRVSQIVEPTTPQMMETSKEIPVGIVLPLTGRLTDSFGTPTSQGFELALSEINAAHPSGIKLKFIIEDGQSTVEGAVEAFNKLIHQEGVSIILGPATSSQTKLAFPVAQENQVVAISPTSAARGLSALGDYVFRVSLTTDKLIPPGIEVTQTKLGYQRAATMYDETDLFSVDGDASVQEVLAAKGIEVITTETFKGGDTDFSQQLARIQTLNPDVIFVSCLSPEKPGILMQGRELGISAPFIVRTLTAADVQATGVAAEDAITFVGWGAALDTPRNQAFVENYNTKFKTEPTNYAARSYATLHILAEAIANAESTDAAAIRDALASLRDFDTIFGKFSFDADGDAVYNEKVLIVKDGRLIRFE, from the coding sequence ATGAATACTAAAAAATTGACGTTATTCGCGTCTCTATTCGCTATTGTTGTGTTAATTGTTGGATTTTCCGCTTGTGATCGCGTTTCCCAAATTGTCGAACCTACCACACCTCAGATGATGGAGACCAGTAAAGAAATTCCTGTCGGCATCGTCTTACCGCTGACAGGACGGCTCACTGACTCGTTTGGCACTCCCACCTCACAAGGCTTTGAGTTGGCACTCAGCGAGATTAACGCTGCACATCCCAGTGGAATAAAACTTAAGTTTATTATTGAAGATGGTCAGAGCACTGTAGAAGGGGCAGTTGAAGCCTTCAATAAACTGATTCACCAAGAAGGCGTGTCTATTATTCTCGGACCTGCGACATCAAGTCAAACTAAGTTGGCTTTTCCGGTAGCGCAAGAAAATCAGGTTGTAGCGATTAGCCCGACATCCGCTGCCCGCGGGCTCAGTGCGCTCGGAGATTACGTTTTTCGCGTCTCGTTGACGACAGATAAACTTATTCCCCCTGGCATTGAGGTCACACAGACAAAACTCGGTTATCAACGCGCCGCGACAATGTATGACGAAACCGATCTTTTCTCCGTCGATGGAGACGCGTCCGTGCAGGAAGTCCTTGCTGCGAAAGGGATTGAGGTGATAACGACTGAAACCTTCAAAGGTGGCGATACCGACTTTTCTCAACAATTAGCCCGAATCCAGACCCTGAATCCCGATGTTATCTTTGTTTCATGTTTATCGCCGGAAAAGCCTGGGATCCTCATGCAAGGGCGTGAACTCGGTATATCCGCCCCCTTTATCGTGCGGACATTGACCGCAGCAGATGTGCAGGCCACAGGCGTAGCTGCTGAGGATGCGATAACTTTTGTGGGGTGGGGTGCTGCCCTTGACACGCCAAGAAATCAAGCCTTCGTGGAGAATTATAATACCAAATTCAAAACAGAACCAACCAACTACGCCGCGCGTTCGTATGCGACACTCCATATTCTGGCGGAGGCGATCGCGAATGCAGAATCAACCGATGCTGCAGCGATTCGAGACGCGCTCGCAAGTCTCAGAGATTTTGACACAATTTTCGGAAAA